A genome region from Populus alba chromosome 3, ASM523922v2, whole genome shotgun sequence includes the following:
- the LOC118062827 gene encoding protein SUPPRESSOR OF FRI 4 — protein MGKKKKRAASKVWCYYCDREFDDEKILVQHQKAKHFKCHVCHKKLSTAGGMAIHVLQVHKESITKVPNAKPGRESTDIEIYGMQGIPPDVLAAHYGEEEDENPSKAAKVDIPSAQLVGGMVPGPLGAGYPPRPLAAMQPIYNSAVPAPHAGWPVPPRSQHWLPQHPAVSIPPPAPITYTQQPLFPVQNMRPPVPSTMTPALIPSQVTPPGLPSSTPSVSQPLFPVVNNNLPQSSTFSAPFPSTSLLPSLPAEVKGSMNVHLGVNTSVTTGYLTQSASASGTLGNTHSYASGPNTGGPSIGPPPVIANKAPVIQPAVNEVYLVWDDEAMSMEERRMSLPKYQVHDETSQMSSIDAAIDRRILESRLAGRMAF, from the exons atgggaaagaagaagaagagagcagCATCAAAAGTATGGTGCTATTACTGCGATAGGGAATTCGATGACGAGAAGATTTTAGTACAGCACCAGAAAGCCAAGCATTTCAAGTGCCATGTCTGCCATAAAAAGCTATCGACCGCTGGTGGCATGGCCATTCACGTCCTCCAGGTCCACAAAGAGTCCATCACCAA GGTTCCCAATGCAAAACCTGGAAGAGAATCAACTGATATTGAAATATATGGAATGCAAGGAATCCCACCTGATGTTCTGGCTGCTCACTATGGAGAAGAAG AAGATGAGAATCCATCAAAAGCTGCTAAAGTGGATATTCCATCAGCTCAGCTTGTTGGTGGTATGGTGCCAGGACCATTGGGTGCTGGATATCCTCCACGACCTCTTGCTGCAATGCAGCCAAT TTATAATTCTGCTGTACCTGCTCCTCATGCTGGTTGGCCGGTTCCTCCTCGTTCACAACATTGGTTGCCACAGCATCCTGCAGTTTCAATTCCTCCTCCTGCCCCAATCACATATACCCAGCAGCCACTATTTCCTGTACAAAATATGAGGCCTCCTGTGCCATCAACCATGACACCCGCACTCATACCTTCACAAGTAACTCCTCCAGGACTGCCCTCATCCACACCATCTGTATCACAACCATTGTTCCCTGTTGTTAACAATAATTTGCCTCAAAGTTCAACATTTTCTGCTCCTTTTCCTTCGACAAGTCTCTTACCAAGCTTGCCTGCAGAAGTTAAAGGTTCAATGAATGTGCATTTGGGAGTCAATACTTCAGTGACAACTGGCTACCTTACTCAGAGTGCTTCAG CATCTGGGACACTAGGCAATACACATTCTTATGCCTCTGGTCCAAATACTGGTGGCCCTTCTATTGGACCACCCCCTGTAATTGCAAACAAGGCACCTGTCATCCAGCCAGCTGTTAATGAAGTCTATCTTGTTTGGGATGATGAGGCAATGTCCATG GAGGAAAGAAGAATGTCCTTACCAAAGTATCAGGTGCATGATGAAACTAGCCAG ATGAGCTCAATCGATGCAGCTATTGACAGAAGAATATTGGAAAGCAGGCTTGCTGGTCGAATGGCATTTTAG
- the LOC118062829 gene encoding phosphatidylinositol N-acetylglucosaminyltransferase subunit C, whose protein sequence is MDNIISESLLRPNWRKVAYGGMQPGFDDNHTDESFLEDMVMNANVVKRDILKVMQDSVSISQYLCIVTLVSLVWAHTLQSTLDENSLLLLDASLFGTGFLVLLLTKEMRSLNLLFHYILNLSFFTTGLYMLAPIYHPLTRSISSDSIWTVTVILVILHLFLHDYSGSTIKAPVALKNPSLTSCVSLNASVVASVFIASRLPSRLHVFAIMLFSLQVFLFAPFVTYCIKKFSFRLHLVFSFGLMAVTLALVYTLHHLLFMLLLGFLVFISVVCPYWLIRIQEYKFEINGPWDEAKLCFNVTD, encoded by the coding sequence ATGGATAACATCATCAGTGAGAGCCTGCTTCGTCCCAATTGGAGAAAAGTCGCGTATGGAGGAATGCAGCCTGGGTTTGATGATAATCATACTGACGAGTCTTTTCTTGAAGATATGGTCATGAATGCTAATGTTGTTAAGCGGGACATTCTGAAGGTGATGCAAGACTCAGTTTCTATCTCTCAGTATCTGTGCATCGTCACTCTTGTCAGCTTGGTTTGGGCTCACACCCTTCAATCAACCCTAGATGAAAATTCCCTCTTGCTCCTTGATGCAAGCCTTTTTGGAACAGGTTTTTTAGTTCTTCTTTTAACCAAAGAAATGCGTTCCTTGAATCTACTCTTCCATTATATactcaatctctcttttttcacaACTGGGTTATACATGTTGGCTCCTATTTATCACCCTCTCACAAGGTCCATAAGCTCGGACTCCATCTGGACAGTTACTGTTATACTTGTCATACTTCATCTCTTCCTGCATGACTATTCAGGATCGACCATTAAAGCTCCTGTGGCCCTAAAAAATCCAAGCTTAACCAGTTGTGTGTCTTTAAATGCTTCTGTTGTCGCTTCAGTTTTTATTGCGTCTCGCCTTCCATCAAGGCTGCATGTTTTTGCCATCATGCTATTTTCCTTGCAAGTCTTCCTTTTTGCTCCATTTGTCACTTACTGTATCAAGAAATTCTCCTTCCGCTTGCACCTTGTGTTTTCTTTTGGGTTGATGGCGGTGACCCTGGCTCTGGTTTATACACTGCACCACTTACTTTTCATGCTACTGCTTGGTTTCTTGGTGTTCATAAGTGTTGTCTGTCCTTATTGGCTCATAAGAATTCAGGAATACAAGTTTGAGATCAATGGCCCTTGGGATGAGGCTAAGCTTTGTTTCAATGTAACAGATTGA